One stretch of Arcobacter sp. LA11 DNA includes these proteins:
- the dksA gene encoding RNA polymerase-binding protein DksA has translation MLKENQTELLKNLLLEKKEQLLSETTLGQAIIEELQSETSYDELDYAEVSSDSHNLYVLRNKQLQDIKEIDLALRKIEKKTYGICEMCDDYIGIKRLKVKPHARFCVECREAYEKGLDR, from the coding sequence ATGCTAAAAGAAAATCAAACAGAGTTATTAAAAAATTTATTATTAGAAAAAAAAGAACAGTTATTATCAGAAACTACTTTAGGTCAGGCTATTATTGAAGAACTTCAAAGTGAAACATCTTATGATGAACTTGATTATGCAGAGGTTTCAAGTGATAGTCATAATCTTTATGTTTTAAGAAATAAACAACTTCAAGATATAAAAGAGATAGATTTAGCATTAAGAAAAATAGAGAAGAAAACTTATGGAATCTGTGAAATGTGTGATGATTATATAGGAATTAAAAGGCTGAAAGTTAAACCTCATGCTAGATTTTGTGTCGAATGTAGAGAGGCATATGAAAAGGGGTTAGATAGATAA
- a CDS encoding winged helix-turn-helix domain-containing protein: MKITNQQTRLLWLNSNGLLDIKNKPLNVLQMIKNLGFVQLDSIQNVTRAHHHILWSRNKKYKESMLDNLLLEKNNIFEHFTHDASVLPIDFYPYWNIQFERIKEKIDKSKYYKNILDENGIKNIINRIKEEGPLNTSDFETKIKGEKKMWTRPPHKTTLDYMWNCGVLSTAYRKSFRKYYDLIENIIPTDILNTKIEKEEQINWLCTQALKRMSIASAKEIKNFWDALTIQEVNTWIKNNKENLLEVQWENYEGKYIKSFSFLDITEKLNNLKSSNLKIQIINPFDPTIRDRVRLKNIFDFDYKIEIFVPKSKRKWGYYVYPLLEGSKFIGRIELQANRKDNQLNVLNFWKEDNIQWNNKQQEKLDLELFSFASLVGIKNVNW, translated from the coding sequence ATGAAAATTACAAATCAACAAACAAGACTATTATGGTTAAACTCAAATGGTTTATTAGATATAAAAAATAAACCTCTTAATGTCTTACAAATGATAAAAAATTTAGGTTTTGTCCAATTAGATAGTATTCAAAATGTCACAAGAGCTCATCATCATATATTATGGTCAAGAAATAAAAAATATAAAGAATCTATGTTAGATAATTTACTTTTAGAAAAAAACAATATATTTGAACACTTTACCCATGATGCTTCTGTTTTACCTATAGATTTTTATCCATATTGGAATATTCAATTTGAACGTATAAAAGAAAAGATTGATAAATCCAAATATTATAAAAATATTTTAGATGAAAACGGTATAAAAAATATTATAAATAGAATTAAAGAAGAAGGACCATTAAATACAAGTGATTTCGAAACAAAAATAAAAGGTGAGAAAAAGATGTGGACTAGACCTCCACATAAAACAACCTTAGATTATATGTGGAACTGCGGTGTACTTAGTACTGCATATAGAAAAAGCTTTAGAAAATATTATGATTTAATTGAAAATATTATTCCTACAGATATTTTAAATACAAAAATAGAAAAAGAAGAACAAATAAACTGGCTTTGTACTCAAGCTTTAAAAAGAATGAGTATTGCAAGTGCAAAAGAGATAAAAAACTTTTGGGATGCTCTTACTATACAAGAAGTAAATACTTGGATTAAGAATAATAAAGAAAACTTATTAGAAGTCCAATGGGAAAACTATGAAGGGAAATATATAAAAAGTTTTTCATTTTTAGATATTACTGAAAAACTAAATAATCTAAAAAGTTCAAATTTAAAAATCCAGATAATCAACCCTTTTGACCCAACAATAAGAGACAGAGTTAGATTAAAAAATATATTTGACTTTGATTATAAAATAGAAATATTCGTACCAAAATCTAAAAGAAAATGGGGATATTATGTTTATCCATTATTAGAAGGAAGTAAATTTATAGGAAGAATTGAATTACAAGCTAATAGAAAAGATAATCAATTGAATGTTTTAAACTTCTGGAAAGAAGATAATATTCAATGGAATAATAAACAGCAAGAGAAACTAGACCTTGAACTATTTAGTTTCGCATCTCTTGTTGGAATTAAAAATGTAAACTGGTAA
- a CDS encoding c-type cytochrome, which yields MKKIILFLCVLSLSLFAKEVQEIIATNCSTCHGTQMEKECFGVSKIPNTFDSDTLYKVLNEYKEGKRNQYSMGGVMTARVKDLSDDDIKALSIYVHKLGKK from the coding sequence ATGAAAAAAATTATACTGTTTTTATGTGTATTGAGCTTATCTCTTTTTGCCAAAGAAGTTCAAGAAATAATAGCTACTAATTGTAGTACTTGTCATGGTACTCAAATGGAAAAAGAGTGTTTTGGGGTTTCTAAAATTCCTAATACTTTTGACTCAGATACATTATATAAAGTTTTAAATGAGTATAAAGAGGGAAAGAGAAACCAATATAGTATGGGTGGAGTTATGACTGCAAGAGTAAAAGATTTAAGCGATGATGACATTAAAGCTTTATCTATATATGTACATAAATTAGGCAAAAAATAA